In the Blautia coccoides genome, CATTGATCTTTTTGGTAGCGATTTTCTTTTCCGCAATTACAGTTTTCATTAGCTGTCAAAAACCTGCGATATTGGCGGCTAAAGTTTCTCCGATGGAGGCACTGCACTATATTGAACAGACTGGTGGAAAGAAAAAGCAGCGGCGCAGTAAGCATATCAGCACAATGATGATGGCAAAGAACAATCTGACTCGAAACAAGAAAAAAGTAATGATCGTTACTTTGTCTTTTGCCCTTAGTATTGTTCTCTTGAATAGCGTTTATACCTATGTGACCTCCTTTGACTTTGATAAGTTTGTGGCTGATTTCAGCCTTACAGATTTTACAGTTTCCGATACAACAGTAATCAACAATTATGCGCCATATAACACAGCGAATGTAAGCCAAGATTTTATTAGCCAGACAGAAAGTTTGAATGGTCTTGAAGATATAGGAAATATCTACTTATGGACTTCCAAACAGCCGCTTTCTGAAAACGACCTCGCCCGATTACAGGAACTCTCTGCTTCTTCCAGTGATATTGCAAATGAACTGGAAAATTATAGGGTTCGACAGGAACATGGTGTGAATGTATATGGCTTGGATGATTTTTCGGCAGAATATGTACAGGTGTTAGACGGTGAACTAAACACGGAACAGTGGAAAGCCGGGACCGGCGTGTATGTAACTCCATTGCGAATGATGGGTGATGGGTCTCTTTGCTTGTATAAACCGGGCGATCAAATTAGCGTGACACAGTTTGATGGTACAAATAAAGTGTATGATGTGCTGGCTGTGGTAAGTATTCCAAGCGCATTACAAACTCCTTTGCAGGTAGACATGGGATTGGACTATATTTTCCCAACCAATGAACTTTTGGGAAATATGGTATCCGCTGACCAGCCGGCCATGAAAACAATCTTCAATGTGGATGAAGAACACCAGCTTGCCACAGAAAACTGGCTGAAAAATTACACTACGAATACGGACACTGCTTTGGATTATCTTTCAAAAGTGACCCTACGGCAGACCTTTGACGGGATGATCAATATGTATCGTCTTGTGGGCGGTGCTCTTTGTGCGATATTGGCTCTGATCGGTATACTGAACTTTATTAACTCCATAACAACGTCTATCTTGTCTCGGTACAGAGAAATTGCAATGCTGCAATCGGTAGGTATGACAGGACGGCAGGTTAAGCAAATGTTGATATATGAAGGGATTGGTTATTCTATCTTGGGCCTTTTAGGTTCTCTGATACTTTCCGTTATAGCAAGTCTAACGGTGGTTCGGATGATGGGTGCAGAATTAACCTATTTTACATGGCATTTTACTCTGCTTCCGGTATTTCTCTGTATTATCCCTCTGATCCTCATTACAGCCATTGTTCCTTTGGTTTGCTATAACAAAATGGCACAAAAAACGGTGGTAGAGCGGCTACGCATTGCTGAATAAAATACGCAGACACGAAACGGTCATCCGAAAGGGTGGCCGTTTTCAAATGTCACAAAAATGTGAATTTTTAGCCGACAAAATGGGGCTGACGGTGACATTTCTGTGAGGTTTCTATTTTATGATGCTATAAGACAAAGAAACTCGCACACAGCGAGTATCATCAAAAGGGGGTAATATTTTGGATTATATTCTCAAAGCCGAGAATTTGACGAAGATTTACGGCCACCATAAAGCATTAGACAATTTTTCCATACACATTCCGCAGGGGGTTATCTATGGATTAGTAGGAAAAAATGGTGCTGGCAAAACAACCTTGCTTCGGATAATTTGCGGACTGCAAGAAGCTACTTTCGGGGATTATTCCCTATATGGAATTAGCAGCCGAAAACACGAAATCCTGAACGCAAGAAAAGAAATGGGGGCCGTGATTGAAACACCGGCTATCTATCTGGATATGTCGGCCACCGGAAACTTAAAGGAACAGTATCGTGTGTTGGGACTACGATCATTCGATACCATTCCTCAACTTCTGAAGATGGTGGGCTTGGAGGGTACCGGCAGGAAAAAGGCAAAGAATTTTAGCTTAGGTATGAGGCAGCGATTAGGAATTGCGATTGCTCTTGTGGGAAATCCAAGGTTTTTGGTGTTAGACGAGCCAATCAACGGACTCGACCCGCAGGGCATCATTGAAATGCGGCAGCTTCTTTTGAACCTCAATCAGCAGTATGGTATTACCATTTTGGTATCCAGCCACATTCTCGATGAGCTGTCCCGTCTTGCTACGCATTACGGCTTTATCGACAACGGAAAGATGATTAAAGAAATCAGTGCGGATGATTTGGAAAACTCGTTCCGCAAGTCTATCCGAATTGAAGTAACAGATGGCAAAGCGTTGGCCGCCGTTTTGAAGCAGACAGGCCAACCTTACAAAATGCCTGCTCCCAATGTGGCAGAGATTTATCACAGATTAAATATTTCCCAGCTTACATCTGCCCTGGAGAAGTACCATTGTGATCTGCTGTCCATTCAGGAACAGGAAGAAAATCTGGAAAGCTACTATGTTGATTTAATCGGAGGTGTTAGCCATGAGTAGACTGTTGGTATCAACATTTATTCGTATGCTGAAAAAAGTTATATTTTGGTTTTTTGTGCTTTGTATGTTTGCATACGGAGTGTATACTGCATTAAATATAGCTTCGGAGGCTCGTATAGGATTTGTGCTAGATAGATGCCTTTTTGAGTGCTTACCACTGATGGGGCTTATATCTGCAATCTTTACGAGCCTGTTTATTGGTTCCGAGTACAGCGATGGTACAATTCGCAATAAGATAATAGTCGGCCATTCTCGAATACGGATTTACTTAGCAAATCTTATTGTGTGTGCGATTGCCAGTGTATTGATTTCGCTGTCCTATACCGTTGGAGTTTTTGTAATAGGAAACATGAATGGCGGTGAACTGATAACAGAAACAGCTACAATTTTTCTGTGCATGATAAGCAGTCTTATGATTTCTATAACCTTCGCCAGCATTATGACGCTACTTGCTATCCTGAATACAAATAAGGCAGGCAATGTAGTTGTGAGTATGATACTGGCTTTGGTTCTACTGGTATCCGGTTCTTTTATCCATCAGAAACTTGGAGAACCAAAACTATACGATAACTATGTGACTGTCAATGAAATGGGTATCCCTACACAAGTTGAACAGCTTCCGAACCCTCAATACATTGAAGGTACACCACGGATTGTTCTTGAAGTTCTTAGCGATCTGCTACCCTCTGGACAGGCCATCCAACTTGCAGATGCGTTTGACACAGAGGGAATGACGGATGAAAGCATAGCAAAGGCCCCTTACAGATGGATGGGATATTCTCTGTTGGTGACATTTCTAACTTCTGTTTTGGGAATTGCCCTGTTTCAGAAAAAAGAAATTCGATGAAGAAAAGGCAATAAATTTTCAAATCTCACAGGTTAGTGAGATTTCAACCCATTATTTTGTCGAAACAGAGAATGTCAGTGACATTTCTGTGAGAATTGCTTGTTAAGATAAGCGAAAAAGAAACAACCTGCCGGACGACGGCAAAAGAAAAAAAGCCGTCGTAGAGCAGACAATTTGACACGCTCATTTAAAACGGCGGCTTTGATTTTCAGAGCCGCCGTTTCTTTGCGTTTACACAAACCTATGACGACTTGCAGGGACACGGTAGCCGATTGGAGGTTATTTTGTCGTGTCTCGTTTGCTTTTTCAAAGCTCACATGATCTACATCAGTTAAAAAAAGCATTACTCCTCCTCCGGGCAAGTATACCATTGCATCGGCACTATCGTTCCATGTAATTCAGTATAATAGTGGCTGTTCTTGGCGCGCCAGTTTTCCATCGCGGAAATCTGGCGTTTTTTGTTTCCAATTTTTAGAAAATACTCGGACAATATGTCGATGTCGTGCCCCGCCTACTGATCTGAATTCAAAAAAATTCAGATTGGAGGAAAGGACATGGAAGGCAGACAGCCCAAAAGAAGAAAAGATAAATACAACCCATATGAAATCTATGAGAAGGACGGAAAATATTATGTTTCATTTCGCAATGGTGAAAAAGAGTACAAGGATTTGGAAATAGGAAAGAATGTATATGAGGCTTTTAATACGTTTGAATTGCAGGACGTGTCGCATATGAATATTGTGGACAGGCATTTGGAACAGTCAGAAATCTGGGATTCCAGTTTATATGAACGGATATTTCAGAAAGAAGAAAGTGTAGAGGATACGGTTCTGAATAAACTGGACACGGAACGGTTACATAGTGCAATCCAGCAGTTGTCGGAAATTCAGAGAAGACGATTGATGAAGTATTATTTTGAAGATAAGAATTATGAGCAGATTGCACAGGAAGAAGGATGCTCTTTTCAGATGGTAGCAAAGTCTGTAAAAGCAGCAATCAGAAATTTGAAAAAGATTTTGAGATAGTGGGTTGAAAAATAGCATTTAAGTGAGGAAACAGGTGGAAAGAGAAATATTCTGATCCGCCTGTTTCTTCTTTTATCACAAAAACTGGGGAGCAGGACGAACCTTGACAAATTCATATACATTCATCAGGCACATTCCTGTTGTTATCGTGATGAGCGTAAGTCACATTAACAGATACGCTATGACACAGGCTGGGTAAAGACAGCGAAATCCCACCCGTATACTTCCTTTTGGTTTCAGTTTGTATTACCCGGACTGTTGAGCGAAAAATATCTGGTTATAACTGTCAGATTGCATCTGGCAGGGCGATGACAGACAACAGGCATAATGATACTCCTGTCCGGTCATAAAGTCGTGTATACAAAATATTTCTTTGATGCCGCAACAAGTGAGGGCAGCTTCAGGAGATCCCTGGAGAGGAAAAATCCCAATCCCATATATTTATTTTAAATAAAATCCTGTGGAGCTGATTAGCAGTCAGCCGTCTGATGATTTCCCAATTACAAGTCGGGACGTCGCGGACAAATAGGCTTGTATTTTACATATTTAGGGATAACAACAGTTAGAAAGTCGAGAGGAGATAAAGCAAAGATGGAAGATAGAAACGTCAGGCGTGGGGATATTTATCACGCCGACCTCGATCCTGTATTTGGAAGTGAACAGGGCGGTTATCGTCCGGTGCTGGTGATTCAGAATAATATAGGAAATCAATACAGTCCGACAGTGATCGTGGCAGCAATTACAAGTAAAGAAAAAATGAAACTGTCAACACACATTGCAGTCCCGGAAATGGAAGGTTTGGAAAAGGATTCTGTAGTGCTACTAGAGCAGCTCAGAACTTTAGATAAAAGACGGTTGGAAAATTATGTGTGTACCTTAGATCGTACTGAAATGGAGAAAATCAATAAAGCAATCCGAAGAAGTACCGGAATACCGAAAATTATTGAAAAACCGTTAGTCGTGAGCTTGTGCAGAGTATGTGCAGGCAATTTTTATGAGGTGCCGGGACGTTATATCCGGCGGGTGAATCCGGAGCAGCGATATAAGGAATTATGTATGTTCTGCAATGTCCGGAATGGGTACGACTATTATATAGGAAGAAAGAACAAGTAACACGTAAAAGTCAAGTGTGCGATTTGAAAATTCGCACATTGGACGATGTAGACGAAAATGGATATCTTAGTGGTGTACCGTTTTTAGATGTTACACAGCTAAAAACTACCGGTAGTAAAGCGCAAAGATTAGGACGAGGAGGATAACGTCATGGCAATGATAGAGAATGAAATGGAAAAGAAAGTATATAAAGTAGAAGATGTTCAAAATTTGCTTGGGCTGGGACGCTCCAAGGCATATGAATTTATAGAAAATGTTTATTATGACAGAAAACCATTCCGGGTGTTGAAGATTGGCAGATCTTATCGTATCCCATGCAATTCTTTTGATAAGTGGCTGAATGGAGACGAGGAGAGAGAAAGAGTGAGAGCAGAATGAAACAGAAAGAAACGCAGCAAGAGACAATGTCAAAGGAAAAGAGAGTTGTCTTTTTTGAAGGAAAATCATGGTATCACAGAACCAAAGAGCTGCAGGACGATCTGACGACAAAATATGGGAAAAAAGGTGGCTTTGAAACGCCGGAAGAAGCAGAGAAAAGTTACTGGGAATATGAAAAAAGATACCAGAAGAAGCAGAGAGATCTCCAGATTGCAAAAATGCAAAAGACAGATGTGATGCTTGGGGATTATCTGGAATACTGGTTTGAAAATATTTTCAGTCCGAGAATTGAGACAACCACGAGAATGGTTGGAGCATATACCTTATATAATCTGATTCTTCCGAGTATGGAAGCGGATATCAAATTAAGGTATGTTTCAGTAGAGTATTTAGATGCTCTACTGGAACGTGTCGCGAAAATCTGTCCTTCAGCGGGAAATAAAGGGCGGGAGCTTTTGAGTATCGCCATGAAAGATGCAGCAAGAGATAAGTTCATAAGCTATAATCCAATGCCTGAGACAAAGCCATATCCGAGAGCAAAACCAAAGGTAAGGGTATTAGGCAAAGAAAAATTGAAGGTTTTTCTTGAAGCTGCGAGCAAGAATCCTTGGTATCTGGAAATTTTACTGGGACTGTTTTGTGGATTACGAAAAGGAGAAATCCTTGGATTGAAGTTTCAGGACTTTGATTTTGAAAAGCAGACGGTCAGAATCAGCAGACAGATTGTCGGAAATCTTAAAGTGAAAGAACAGGAATTTACGATTACGGAATATGCTGTTATCGAACGGAATCCAAAGACGGAGAACAGTTACCGGATATTAAGAGTTCCGAAAGTGGTGATGCGGGAAGTGAAACACAGACAACAGTTAATTGATAAGCGTAAAGCAGATATGGGGGTAGCGTACAAGGATTATGATTATGTATCTTGTCAGGAAAACGGCGAACCCCGATCATTAACGGCAATGAATCAGGCACTTACGAAAATCTGTAACAGAAATGGATTGCCAAATATCACCGTACATGGACTCAGACATATGTTTGCGACCATTTTAATTGAGCTTGGAGTTCCATTGTTTAAAATATCTGGTCTGTTAGGTCATAGTTCCGTTCATACGACTTACGAATATTATTGTGAGATTATGGACGAGCAGGATAAGATTATTGCGTTTGTAAATAATACATTTGTACCACAACAAACCGGAACGGAGGGATAGCCATGCATAAGACCTTTGATTTTAAGAAATATGTAGAATATAAGGTCTATTCGGTGACAACAATCAAAAATGGATATGGATTTCGTGTGTTGCTGACGTTTGCAGACGAAAGTAAAAAGACACAGCAACATGCGGGATTCACAAC is a window encoding:
- a CDS encoding ABC transporter permease: MTDILFGNNNRPVLKLLAKRSLKAQKNTIAVLAIMLATLLFTSLFTIAISLQTAMQESNMRTTGTSAHAGIKRLSWEEYEKLSSDTGIKDIGYSIIIGNAVGDDFNKTPTELRYGDETYSELTFITPDTGHLPEQKNEIATSRIVLDAMGLPDKVGTQMKVTFTTDTDTFTDTFTLCGIWDGDAVAYRQTMLLSKAYTEQVAPVIHGETDGTTPPVGTGYIDAVMMMPTAWNIEKQALDVTSEYGLDERVSINDAYGMATVNLSSMLPLVAGIAVIFIAGYLLIYNVFYISIAQDIRFYGMLKTLGTTARQIRKIVYRKAIKLSIMGIPIGLLLGWPIGRLLLPAIVNMLTDDIRIVTTVNPLIFLVAIFFSAITVFISCQKPAILAAKVSPMEALHYIEQTGGKKKQRRSKHISTMMMAKNNLTRNKKKVMIVTLSFALSIVLLNSVYTYVTSFDFDKFVADFSLTDFTVSDTTVINNYAPYNTANVSQDFISQTESLNGLEDIGNIYLWTSKQPLSENDLARLQELSASSSDIANELENYRVRQEHGVNVYGLDDFSAEYVQVLDGELNTEQWKAGTGVYVTPLRMMGDGSLCLYKPGDQISVTQFDGTNKVYDVLAVVSIPSALQTPLQVDMGLDYIFPTNELLGNMVSADQPAMKTIFNVDEEHQLATENWLKNYTTNTDTALDYLSKVTLRQTFDGMINMYRLVGGALCAILALIGILNFINSITTSILSRYREIAMLQSVGMTGRQVKQMLIYEGIGYSILGLLGSLILSVIASLTVVRMMGAELTYFTWHFTLLPVFLCIIPLILITAIVPLVCYNKMAQKTVVERLRIAE
- a CDS encoding ATP-binding cassette domain-containing protein produces the protein MDYILKAENLTKIYGHHKALDNFSIHIPQGVIYGLVGKNGAGKTTLLRIICGLQEATFGDYSLYGISSRKHEILNARKEMGAVIETPAIYLDMSATGNLKEQYRVLGLRSFDTIPQLLKMVGLEGTGRKKAKNFSLGMRQRLGIAIALVGNPRFLVLDEPINGLDPQGIIEMRQLLLNLNQQYGITILVSSHILDELSRLATHYGFIDNGKMIKEISADDLENSFRKSIRIEVTDGKALAAVLKQTGQPYKMPAPNVAEIYHRLNISQLTSALEKYHCDLLSIQEQEENLESYYVDLIGGVSHE
- a CDS encoding ABC transporter permease subunit, which gives rise to MSRLLVSTFIRMLKKVIFWFFVLCMFAYGVYTALNIASEARIGFVLDRCLFECLPLMGLISAIFTSLFIGSEYSDGTIRNKIIVGHSRIRIYLANLIVCAIASVLISLSYTVGVFVIGNMNGGELITETATIFLCMISSLMISITFASIMTLLAILNTNKAGNVVVSMILALVLLVSGSFIHQKLGEPKLYDNYVTVNEMGIPTQVEQLPNPQYIEGTPRIVLEVLSDLLPSGQAIQLADAFDTEGMTDESIAKAPYRWMGYSLLVTFLTSVLGIALFQKKEIR
- a CDS encoding RNA polymerase sigma factor, encoding MEGRQPKRRKDKYNPYEIYEKDGKYYVSFRNGEKEYKDLEIGKNVYEAFNTFELQDVSHMNIVDRHLEQSEIWDSSLYERIFQKEESVEDTVLNKLDTERLHSAIQQLSEIQRRRLMKYYFEDKNYEQIAQEEGCSFQMVAKSVKAAIRNLKKILR
- a CDS encoding type II toxin-antitoxin system PemK/MazF family toxin, giving the protein MEDRNVRRGDIYHADLDPVFGSEQGGYRPVLVIQNNIGNQYSPTVIVAAITSKEKMKLSTHIAVPEMEGLEKDSVVLLEQLRTLDKRRLENYVCTLDRTEMEKINKAIRRSTGIPKIIEKPLVVSLCRVCAGNFYEVPGRYIRRVNPEQRYKELCMFCNVRNGYDYYIGRKNK
- a CDS encoding helix-turn-helix domain-containing protein — its product is MAMIENEMEKKVYKVEDVQNLLGLGRSKAYEFIENVYYDRKPFRVLKIGRSYRIPCNSFDKWLNGDEERERVRAE
- a CDS encoding site-specific integrase — translated: MKQKETQQETMSKEKRVVFFEGKSWYHRTKELQDDLTTKYGKKGGFETPEEAEKSYWEYEKRYQKKQRDLQIAKMQKTDVMLGDYLEYWFENIFSPRIETTTRMVGAYTLYNLILPSMEADIKLRYVSVEYLDALLERVAKICPSAGNKGRELLSIAMKDAARDKFISYNPMPETKPYPRAKPKVRVLGKEKLKVFLEAASKNPWYLEILLGLFCGLRKGEILGLKFQDFDFEKQTVRISRQIVGNLKVKEQEFTITEYAVIERNPKTENSYRILRVPKVVMREVKHRQQLIDKRKADMGVAYKDYDYVSCQENGEPRSLTAMNQALTKICNRNGLPNITVHGLRHMFATILIELGVPLFKISGLLGHSSVHTTYEYYCEIMDEQDKIIAFVNNTFVPQQTGTEG